The Myxococcota bacterium genome has a segment encoding these proteins:
- a CDS encoding 1-acyl-sn-glycerol-3-phosphate acyltransferase, which yields MSSPTTRAPSGRPDRRALADVLSAMAPRFNLAFRWFARRFFGHFGLDDETVQRLRALEDRGSVVYVMRYSSRLDYFLFNTLFVRHGLRLSRFANGIHFYYYHPLRDALRTFLFRRRGLPREVRHAERRERVQALVRAGESMFLFLRTERLRRLLRGRRALAEARELDLIEVAAAESIESGRPVFFVPLALFWRKGPRAESRFLNLSYGAVTRPSDLAKVTSFFSTYRDLAVKTGEPIDLLEFVRERPGDDLRLLARKVRRSMLVYFSAEEKVVEGPTLRSPSRVLQEVLADAGVRRAVDAYAKERGVSIERAERDAERRFREIAANMNSTLLAVLGAVVGWIFRRMFSSIETTGLEAVKEHAKRQALVLVPNHRSYFDFLILSWLFYQNFLVPPHIVARENMSFGPFGFVFRRAGAFFMRRRFDDELYKEVFRAYVSYLVREGFTQEFFIEGGRSRTGKSLAPRFGILSWDVEGFLQSRRRDLLFVPIGITYERLVEEGSMVDELEGGEKKDESMLGLVRARRFLRSRFGSVHIHFDEPISLARALGARRDSFARDGGEAVEAEKRRFIQSLGYRIVERINWSLFANATSVAASVLLGHPHRGMRRAEFVRRMQWTVDLLRALDVRMTQALARDEGGFVESLAFLSGASLVHVESDPRGEIVYFDESRRRALDIYRNAIAHYLAAPSFVARALLGECSRKQLDEDVERAQLVFEHEFFAARIDARRGDVAIVLAHFERCGFAEERDGLWRATEAGEPFLRSLAEQTRGLVEVYAAVCDVAIEQGGALSRRELAKLASARVERARLLGEAERAEALNPTTLANALDWLVRSEVLARADGGGSGADLVRGERFEELASLRDRLAAELAER from the coding sequence ATGAGCTCTCCGACGACCCGAGCCCCGAGCGGGCGTCCCGATCGGCGCGCGCTCGCCGACGTGCTGTCGGCGATGGCGCCGCGCTTCAACCTCGCCTTCCGCTGGTTCGCGCGCCGCTTCTTCGGCCACTTCGGGCTCGACGACGAGACGGTCCAGCGCCTGCGCGCGCTCGAGGACCGCGGCTCGGTCGTCTACGTGATGCGGTACTCGAGCCGCCTCGACTACTTCCTGTTCAACACGCTCTTCGTGCGCCACGGGCTGCGGCTGTCGCGCTTCGCGAACGGCATCCACTTCTACTACTACCACCCGCTGCGCGACGCGCTGCGCACGTTCCTGTTCCGGAGGCGCGGGCTCCCGCGCGAGGTGCGGCACGCGGAGCGGCGCGAGCGCGTGCAGGCGCTCGTGCGCGCGGGCGAGTCGATGTTCCTGTTCCTGCGGACGGAGCGGCTGCGGCGCCTGCTGCGCGGGCGCCGCGCGCTCGCCGAGGCGCGCGAGCTCGACCTGATCGAGGTGGCGGCGGCGGAGTCGATCGAGTCCGGGCGCCCGGTCTTCTTCGTTCCCCTCGCGCTCTTCTGGCGCAAGGGGCCGCGCGCGGAGAGCCGCTTCCTGAACCTGTCGTACGGCGCCGTCACGCGCCCGAGCGACCTCGCGAAGGTGACGTCCTTCTTCTCGACGTACCGCGACCTCGCCGTGAAGACGGGCGAGCCGATCGACCTGCTCGAGTTCGTGCGCGAGCGCCCGGGCGACGACCTGCGCCTGCTCGCGCGCAAGGTGCGGCGCTCGATGCTCGTCTACTTCTCCGCGGAGGAGAAGGTCGTCGAGGGGCCGACGCTGCGCTCGCCTTCGCGCGTGCTGCAGGAGGTGCTCGCGGACGCGGGCGTGCGGCGCGCGGTCGACGCCTACGCGAAGGAGCGCGGCGTCTCGATCGAGCGCGCCGAGCGCGACGCCGAGCGCCGCTTCCGCGAGATCGCGGCGAACATGAACTCGACGCTGCTCGCCGTGCTCGGCGCCGTCGTCGGGTGGATCTTCCGGCGCATGTTCTCGTCGATCGAGACGACCGGACTCGAGGCGGTCAAGGAGCACGCGAAGCGCCAGGCCCTCGTGCTCGTGCCGAACCACCGCTCGTACTTCGACTTCCTGATCCTGTCGTGGCTCTTCTACCAGAACTTCCTCGTGCCGCCCCACATCGTCGCGCGCGAGAACATGTCCTTCGGGCCGTTCGGCTTCGTGTTCCGGCGCGCGGGTGCGTTCTTCATGCGGCGCCGCTTCGACGACGAGCTCTACAAGGAGGTGTTCCGCGCCTACGTCTCCTACCTCGTGCGCGAGGGCTTCACGCAGGAGTTCTTCATCGAGGGGGGGCGGTCGCGCACGGGCAAGAGCCTGGCGCCGCGCTTCGGCATCCTGTCGTGGGACGTCGAGGGCTTCCTCCAGAGCCGGCGCCGCGACCTGCTCTTCGTGCCGATCGGCATCACGTACGAACGGCTCGTCGAGGAGGGCTCGATGGTCGACGAGCTCGAGGGCGGCGAGAAGAAGGACGAGAGCATGCTCGGGCTCGTGCGCGCCCGGCGCTTCCTGCGCAGTCGCTTCGGCAGCGTGCACATCCACTTCGACGAGCCGATCTCGCTGGCGCGGGCGCTCGGCGCGCGGCGCGACTCCTTCGCGCGCGACGGCGGCGAAGCGGTCGAGGCCGAGAAGCGGCGCTTCATCCAGTCGCTCGGCTATCGCATCGTCGAGCGCATCAACTGGTCGCTGTTCGCGAACGCGACGTCGGTGGCGGCGAGCGTCCTGCTCGGGCATCCGCACCGCGGCATGCGCCGCGCGGAGTTCGTGCGGCGCATGCAGTGGACGGTCGACCTGCTGCGCGCGCTCGACGTGCGCATGACGCAGGCGCTCGCGCGCGACGAGGGTGGGTTCGTCGAGTCGCTCGCGTTCCTGTCGGGTGCCTCGCTCGTGCACGTCGAGTCGGACCCGCGCGGCGAGATCGTCTACTTCGACGAGTCGCGCCGGCGCGCGCTCGACATCTACCGCAACGCGATCGCGCACTACCTCGCGGCGCCGAGCTTCGTCGCGCGCGCGCTGCTCGGCGAGTGCTCGCGCAAGCAGCTCGACGAGGACGTCGAGCGCGCGCAGCTCGTCTTCGAGCACGAGTTCTTCGCCGCGCGCATCGACGCGCGACGCGGCGACGTCGCGATCGTGCTCGCGCACTTCGAGCGCTGCGGCTTCGCCGAGGAGCGCGACGGGCTGTGGCGCGCCACGGAGGCGGGCGAGCCGTTCCTGCGCTCGCTCGCCGAGCAGACGCGCGGCCTCGTCGAGGTCTACGCGGCGGTCTGCGACGTGGCGATCGAGCAGGGCGGCGCGCTCTCGCGGCGCGAGCTCGCGAAGCTCGCGAGCGCGCGTGTCGAGCGCGCGCGCCTGCTCGGCGAGGCCGAACGCGCCGAGGCGCTCAACCCGACCACGCTCGCGAACGCGCTCGACTGGCTCGTGCGCAGCGAGGTGCTCGCGCGCGCCGACGGCGGCGGAAGCGGAGCCGACCTCGTGCGCGGCGAGCGCTTCGAGGAGCTCGCGAGCCTGCGCGACCGGTTGGCAGCGGAGCTGGCCGAGCGGTAG
- the hisI gene encoding phosphoribosyl-AMP cyclohydrolase has product MTTALPEDPASLLDFRKGDGLVAAIAQDHATGEILMLAWMNEDAFRRTLETGQAVYWTRSRRKLWHKGEESGNVQLVKELYVDCDADAVLLRVEQVGGAACHTGKRSCFFRKVADGRVTDVGVQVFDPDEVYGK; this is encoded by the coding sequence ATGACGACCGCCCTCCCCGAAGACCCGGCCTCGCTGCTCGACTTCCGCAAGGGCGACGGGCTCGTCGCCGCGATCGCGCAGGATCACGCGACCGGCGAGATCCTGATGCTCGCGTGGATGAACGAGGACGCGTTCCGCCGCACGCTCGAGACGGGGCAGGCCGTCTACTGGACGCGCTCGCGCCGCAAGCTCTGGCACAAGGGCGAGGAGAGCGGGAACGTGCAGCTCGTGAAGGAGCTCTACGTCGACTGCGACGCCGACGCGGTGCTGCTGCGGGTCGAGCAGGTGGGCGGCGCGGCCTGCCACACGGGCAAGCGCAGCTGCTTCTTCCGCAAGGTCGCCGACGGCCGCGTGACCGACGTCGGCGTGCAGGTCTTCGATCCGGACGAGGTGTACGGGAAATGA
- the hisG gene encoding ATP phosphoribosyltransferase, producing the protein MSERATTLQLGLPKGSLQETTQSLFAKAGFDLRISSRSYYPTIDDDEISCILMRPQEMARYVAQGVIDCGITGLDWVLETGADVAELADLRAPWPNYGPVRWVLAVKEGSPFEKVEDLAGKRIAAEAVGMTQRYLAGKGITANVEFSWGATEVKPPLLADAIVDVSETGSSLRANDLVVLDVVLESTPRFIANKQALADPWKRDKMERLLLLLRGAIAAATRVCLAMNVPRTRLDAVLGILPSLGTPTISTLADDEWVDVTAVVEEKTVRDLIPRLKDAGARGIIETPLNKLID; encoded by the coding sequence ATGAGCGAGCGCGCGACGACGCTGCAGCTCGGGCTTCCGAAGGGCAGCCTGCAGGAGACCACGCAGTCGCTGTTCGCGAAGGCGGGCTTCGACCTGCGCATCTCCTCGCGTTCCTACTATCCGACGATCGACGACGACGAGATCTCCTGCATCCTGATGCGCCCGCAGGAGATGGCGCGCTACGTCGCGCAGGGCGTCATCGACTGCGGCATCACCGGCCTCGACTGGGTGCTCGAGACGGGTGCGGACGTCGCGGAGCTCGCCGACCTGCGCGCGCCGTGGCCGAACTACGGGCCCGTCCGCTGGGTGCTCGCGGTGAAGGAGGGCTCGCCCTTCGAGAAGGTCGAGGACCTCGCCGGCAAGCGGATCGCCGCCGAGGCGGTCGGCATGACGCAGCGCTACCTCGCCGGGAAGGGCATCACCGCGAACGTCGAGTTCTCGTGGGGCGCGACGGAAGTGAAGCCGCCGCTCCTCGCCGACGCGATCGTCGACGTCTCGGAGACGGGCTCGTCGCTGCGCGCGAACGACCTCGTCGTGCTCGACGTCGTGCTCGAGAGCACGCCGCGCTTCATCGCCAACAAGCAGGCGCTCGCCGACCCGTGGAAGCGCGACAAGATGGAGCGGCTGCTGCTGCTGCTGCGCGGCGCGATCGCCGCGGCGACGCGCGTCTGCCTCGCGATGAACGTGCCGCGCACGCGGCTCGACGCCGTGCTCGGCATCCTCCCGTCGCTCGGGACGCCCACGATCTCGACGCTCGCGGACGACGAGTGGGTCGACGTCACCGCCGTCGTCGAGGAGAAGACCGTGCGCGACCTGATCCCGCGCCTCAAGGACGCGGGCGCGCGCGGCATCATCGAGACCCCCCTCAACAAGCTGATCGACTGA
- a CDS encoding NUDIX hydrolase has translation MLRLAGALGAAAWSWAKLGFWGLAVGESRPLVVAQAVVLDPARGVLLALRRDLQGWELPGGTVEPGESPERALARELREELGIDAAVGRRVGTWVRTGYRPHTAHVFVCATADEPCARGPLGDETLDAAWFPADAPPATLFPWYAEAFLLATSGELPPVERRERNGWREIAAGARIDLATRAERLRSR, from the coding sequence GTGCTCCGGCTCGCGGGCGCTCTCGGCGCGGCGGCGTGGAGCTGGGCGAAGCTCGGCTTCTGGGGCCTCGCCGTCGGCGAGAGCCGCCCGCTCGTGGTCGCGCAGGCGGTCGTGCTCGACCCCGCGCGCGGCGTGCTGCTCGCGCTGCGGCGCGACCTCCAGGGCTGGGAGCTTCCCGGCGGCACCGTCGAGCCCGGCGAGTCGCCCGAGCGCGCGCTCGCGCGCGAGCTGCGCGAGGAGCTCGGCATCGACGCCGCGGTCGGACGGCGCGTCGGGACGTGGGTGCGCACGGGCTACCGCCCGCACACCGCGCACGTCTTCGTGTGCGCGACCGCCGACGAGCCGTGCGCGCGCGGCCCGCTCGGCGACGAGACGCTCGACGCCGCGTGGTTCCCGGCCGACGCTCCGCCCGCGACGCTCTTCCCGTGGTACGCCGAGGCCTTCCTGCTCGCGACGAGCGGCGAGCTCCCGCCCGTCGAGCGCCGCGAGCGCAACGGCTGGCGCGAGATCGCGGCCGGCGCGCGCATCGACCTCGCGACGCGCGCCGAGCGGCTACGGTCTCGTTAG
- a CDS encoding MarR family transcriptional regulator produces the protein MADDAPAPLDELIDEVRLLWNALVQRAERLHRGSGVTVAMRAVLEFLARAGPTSVPHVARARRVSRQHIQAIANALVERGLVATDANPAHRRSPLLRLTPKGARAIARMQDREQTTLAAAAPVATPAELARAAATLRKVRGALEGRAAGLTRP, from the coding sequence ATGGCCGACGATGCCCCCGCCCCGCTCGACGAGCTGATCGACGAGGTGCGCCTGCTCTGGAACGCGCTCGTGCAGCGCGCCGAGCGCCTGCACCGCGGCTCGGGCGTCACCGTCGCCATGCGCGCCGTGCTGGAGTTCCTCGCGCGCGCGGGCCCGACTTCGGTGCCCCACGTCGCGCGCGCGCGGCGCGTCTCGCGCCAGCACATCCAGGCGATCGCCAACGCACTCGTCGAGCGGGGGCTCGTCGCGACCGACGCGAACCCCGCCCACCGCCGCTCGCCGCTCCTGCGCCTCACGCCGAAGGGCGCGCGCGCGATCGCGCGCATGCAGGACAGGGAGCAGACGACGCTCGCGGCCGCCGCTCCCGTCGCCACGCCGGCCGAGCTCGCGCGCGCCGCGGCGACGCTGCGGAAGGTGCGCGGGGCGCTCGAGGGCCGGGCCGCCGGCCTAACGAGACCGTAG
- a CDS encoding sterol desaturase family protein gives MSVSGPLDSWILANAGTAQEVAFGGALLALLALEAWRPRRRAPARRRQRWPVNFALTALNVVALGFVPVSFVGAALWARAHGVGVLNAVALPPALAALATLLVRGLLSTITHLLHHQVPLLWRIHRVHHLDAELDVSSTVRFHPLEMLTGPLLGLPFVLAGGLEPWALALYELLDVVVTLFSHANLRLPRGLERALRVVVVTPELHRIHHSRWAPETDSNYGAVFPIWDVVLGTYRGEPRDDPATMALGLDDEPGAERLGLVALLLAPLRRRGAPARAGSGRAAGAAS, from the coding sequence ATGTCGGTCTCCGGTCCGCTCGACTCCTGGATCCTCGCGAACGCCGGCACCGCGCAGGAGGTCGCCTTCGGCGGCGCATTGCTCGCGCTGCTCGCGCTCGAGGCCTGGCGACCGCGCCGTCGCGCGCCGGCGCGGCGACGCCAGCGCTGGCCGGTCAACTTCGCGCTCACGGCGCTGAACGTCGTCGCGCTCGGCTTCGTGCCGGTGTCGTTCGTCGGTGCGGCGCTCTGGGCCCGCGCGCACGGCGTCGGCGTGCTGAACGCCGTGGCGCTCCCGCCCGCGCTCGCCGCACTCGCGACGCTGCTCGTGCGCGGTCTCCTCTCGACGATCACGCACCTGCTGCACCACCAGGTTCCGCTGCTGTGGCGCATCCATCGCGTGCACCACCTCGACGCCGAGCTCGACGTCTCCTCGACGGTCCGCTTCCACCCGCTCGAGATGCTCACCGGGCCGTTGCTCGGCCTGCCGTTCGTGCTCGCGGGCGGCCTCGAGCCGTGGGCGCTCGCGCTCTACGAGCTGCTCGACGTCGTCGTCACGCTCTTCTCGCACGCGAACCTGCGCCTGCCGCGCGGGCTCGAGCGCGCGCTGCGCGTCGTCGTCGTGACGCCCGAGCTCCACCGCATCCACCACTCGCGCTGGGCGCCGGAGACGGACAGCAACTACGGCGCGGTCTTCCCGATCTGGGACGTCGTGCTCGGCACCTACCGCGGCGAGCCGCGCGACGACCCGGCGACGATGGCGCTCGGGCTCGACGACGAGCCGGGCGCGGAGCGGCTCGGGCTCGTCGCGCTCCTGCTCGCTCCGCTGCGGCGCCGCGGCGCCCCGGCGCGCGCCGGCTCGGGGCGCGCCGCCGGAGCGGCGTCGTGA
- a CDS encoding class I SAM-dependent methyltransferase — MSARDRLRRAVVAQFHRPTGAFGALAGLVLARRPSNRARNAWVVERLAIRPDDHVLELGFGPGLAIADAARRAQRGRVVGLDHSEAMHRMASRRNRAAVREGRVELVAGSFAELARVAGAFDAIFAVNAVQFDDDPAALVRALAARLRPGGRLAIATQSRRAGASDADSLRAGEEAAAWLRAAGLARVRVETLPLTPACAVCAIGERASAGEAAAAPAAPAGAATAR; from the coding sequence GTGAGCGCGCGCGACCGGCTGCGCCGCGCCGTCGTCGCGCAGTTCCACCGGCCGACGGGCGCGTTCGGCGCGCTCGCAGGCCTCGTGCTCGCGCGCCGGCCCTCGAATCGCGCGCGCAACGCGTGGGTCGTCGAGCGGCTCGCCATCCGCCCCGACGACCACGTGCTCGAGCTCGGGTTCGGGCCCGGGCTCGCGATCGCGGATGCCGCGCGCCGCGCGCAAAGGGGGAGGGTGGTCGGGCTCGACCACTCCGAGGCCATGCACCGCATGGCGTCGCGTCGCAATCGCGCGGCCGTGCGCGAGGGGCGCGTCGAGCTCGTCGCGGGCTCGTTCGCCGAGCTCGCGCGCGTCGCGGGCGCGTTCGACGCGATCTTCGCCGTCAACGCGGTGCAGTTCGACGACGACCCGGCCGCGCTCGTGCGCGCGCTCGCGGCGCGGCTCCGCCCGGGCGGGCGCCTCGCGATCGCGACGCAGTCGCGCAGGGCGGGAGCTTCGGATGCGGACTCGCTGCGCGCGGGCGAGGAGGCGGCGGCGTGGCTGCGCGCCGCGGGCCTCGCGCGCGTCCGCGTCGAGACGCTCCCGCTCACGCCCGCGTGTGCGGTGTGCGCGATCGGCGAGCGCGCGTCCGCGGGCGAGGCCGCGGCGGCACCCGCGGCGCCTGCCGGAGCCGCCACCGCGCGTTAG
- a CDS encoding ion transporter, whose protein sequence is MTSGNGSENEAAARAGASPRRERLREIIFEADTPAGRAFDVALLWGIVASVVAVMLESVEAMRTAHGALLRTAEWAFTLLFTAEYLVRIYCSPFPLRYVRSFFGVVDLLAIAPTYLSIALPGSQSLIVIRALRLLRVFRVLKLAHFLGEANVLVDAMRASRHKVVVFLGTVLILVTILGSVMYLVEGADAGFTSIPRSIYWAIVTMTTVGYGDITPRTIPGQTLAAAVMILGYAIIAVPTGIVTAEIVESVRQHPAPITTRVCPHCLEEGHRPSARFCFECGGELVRRAAGPEPETQTPPAP, encoded by the coding sequence ATGACGTCCGGGAACGGGAGCGAGAACGAGGCCGCGGCGCGCGCCGGCGCGTCGCCCCGCCGCGAGCGGCTGCGCGAGATCATCTTCGAGGCGGACACGCCGGCGGGCCGCGCGTTCGACGTGGCGCTCCTGTGGGGGATCGTCGCGAGCGTCGTCGCCGTGATGCTCGAGAGCGTCGAGGCGATGCGCACCGCCCACGGCGCGCTGCTGCGCACGGCCGAGTGGGCGTTCACGCTGCTCTTCACCGCGGAGTACCTCGTCCGCATCTACTGCTCGCCGTTCCCGCTGCGCTACGTGCGCAGCTTCTTCGGCGTGGTCGACCTGCTCGCGATCGCGCCCACCTACCTGAGCATCGCGCTCCCCGGCTCGCAGTCGCTGATCGTGATCCGCGCGCTGCGCCTGCTGCGCGTGTTCCGCGTGCTCAAGCTCGCGCACTTCCTCGGCGAGGCGAACGTGCTCGTCGACGCGATGCGCGCGAGCCGGCACAAGGTCGTCGTGTTCCTCGGGACGGTGCTCATCCTCGTCACGATCCTGGGCTCGGTGATGTACCTGGTCGAGGGCGCGGACGCGGGCTTCACGAGCATCCCGCGCAGCATCTACTGGGCGATCGTGACGATGACGACGGTCGGCTACGGCGACATCACACCCCGGACGATCCCGGGGCAGACGCTCGCGGCGGCCGTGATGATCCTCGGCTACGCGATCATCGCGGTGCCGACGGGGATCGTGACGGCGGAGATCGTCGAGAGCGTGCGCCAGCACCCCGCACCGATCACGACGCGCGTCTGCCCGCACTGCCTCGAGGAGGGGCACCGCCCGTCGGCGCGCTTCTGCTTCGAGTGCGGCGGCGAGCTCGTGCGCCGCGCGGCCGGGCCGGAGCCCGAAACGCAGACGCCCCCCGCGCCGTGA
- a CDS encoding heme exporter protein CcmB, translating into MNVVLAILWKDLVTEWRSRERLGAMLAFALLVVIVFHFALPEGTASGIGDNAAGLLWVAYVFAALLGLGRSFAQELENDALAGLALAPADRGAVFAGKALASFVVTGGVEAVVAAAFALVFGLDLRPVALPLAGVVALGTAGICSVGTLLSAMAVRTRFRELLLPILLLPALLPVLAGAVRGTAAAIAGEGIPFEALQLLVVIDGIYVTVSYLVFEYVLDE; encoded by the coding sequence GTGAACGTCGTCCTCGCGATCCTCTGGAAGGATCTGGTGACCGAGTGGCGCTCGCGCGAACGCCTCGGCGCGATGCTCGCGTTCGCACTGCTCGTCGTGATCGTCTTCCACTTCGCCCTGCCGGAGGGAACGGCGTCGGGCATCGGCGACAACGCCGCGGGGCTGCTGTGGGTGGCCTACGTGTTCGCCGCGCTGCTCGGGCTCGGCCGCTCGTTCGCGCAGGAGCTCGAGAACGACGCGCTCGCCGGCCTCGCGCTCGCGCCCGCGGACCGCGGCGCGGTCTTCGCCGGCAAGGCGCTCGCGAGCTTCGTCGTGACGGGCGGCGTCGAGGCGGTCGTCGCCGCGGCGTTCGCGCTCGTCTTCGGCCTCGACCTGCGGCCGGTCGCGCTCCCGCTCGCGGGCGTCGTGGCACTCGGAACGGCGGGCATCTGCAGCGTCGGGACGCTGCTGTCGGCGATGGCCGTGCGCACGCGCTTCCGCGAGCTCCTGCTCCCCATCCTGCTGCTGCCCGCCCTGCTGCCCGTGCTCGCGGGCGCGGTGCGCGGCACGGCCGCCGCGATCGCCGGCGAGGGCATCCCGTTCGAGGCGCTCCAGCTGCTCGTCGTCATCGACGGCATCTACGTGACCGTCTCCTATCTGGTATTCGAGTACGTTCTCGACGAGTAG
- the ccmA gene encoding heme ABC exporter ATP-binding protein CcmA, which produces MSLALRARGLEKRFGAFAALRGVDLDLAAGSCLAVLGPNGAGKSTLLRLLAGLARPTRGELELVADGAGATRGAARAHVGYLGHATLLYAELTAFENLVFAARLCGVADPAARAHALLEAEGLAHAADRRAGDFSRGMSQRLAIARALVHDPRLVLLDEPFTGLDRSAADRLAERLAALRAQGRTCVLVTHELRAASRLADEAIVLLGGRVRARLRGAELEREALERAYGAATALAGDGAGDDGAGGRAA; this is translated from the coding sequence GTGAGCCTCGCGCTCCGCGCGCGAGGGCTCGAGAAGCGCTTCGGCGCGTTCGCCGCGCTGCGCGGCGTCGACCTCGACCTCGCGGCGGGGAGCTGCCTGGCCGTGCTCGGGCCGAACGGCGCCGGCAAGTCGACGCTGCTGCGCCTGCTCGCCGGGCTCGCGCGCCCGACGCGCGGCGAGCTCGAGCTCGTCGCGGACGGCGCCGGGGCGACGCGCGGCGCGGCGCGCGCGCACGTCGGCTACCTCGGCCACGCGACGCTCCTCTACGCGGAGCTCACGGCGTTCGAGAACCTCGTGTTCGCGGCGCGCCTGTGCGGCGTCGCCGACCCCGCGGCGCGCGCGCACGCGCTGCTCGAGGCCGAGGGGCTCGCGCACGCGGCCGACCGCCGCGCGGGCGACTTCTCGCGCGGCATGAGCCAGCGCCTCGCGATCGCGCGCGCCCTCGTGCACGACCCGCGCCTCGTGCTGCTCGACGAGCCCTTCACCGGCCTCGACCGCAGCGCGGCCGACCGGCTGGCCGAGCGCCTCGCGGCCCTGCGTGCGCAGGGCCGCACGTGCGTGCTCGTCACGCACGAGCTCCGCGCCGCGTCGCGGCTCGCGGACGAGGCGATCGTGCTGCTCGGCGGGCGCGTGCGCGCGCGGCTCCGCGGCGCGGAGCTCGAGCGCGAGGCGCTCGAGCGGGCCTACGGCGCGGCGACGGCGCTCGCCGGCGACGGCGCGGGCGACGACGGTGCCGGAGGCCGCGCGGCGTGA